DNA sequence from the Candidatus Zixiibacteriota bacterium genome:
CGGCAAATCAAAGATGACCGCTAACGTGGCCTGCATGCGCAAGCTCATCACCATCCTCAACGCCATGCTCGCCAAAAACCAATACTGGGAACCAAAAATGGCTTGATCTCAAACACAGTCGCTACGAAGTTGCGGTCGGCCGTGGTCGACGAGGACGTCCACCACGCACGGAATTCGACTTCCCGCGACCATCAAGCAGCAAGCTATGGGCTACCGGATTATTCAGATCTCCGGCGCCGGGGCCCCGTAGTTTACCCACTCCTCTTTGGCCGGGCCATAAAAACCGAGGACCTTGAGACCGGCCTGGCGCATGAGCACGGTCATCTGACCCCGATGATGCACCTCGTGCTTGATGAGAATGAGCAGCGAGTTGCCGCGTTTCCACATCTCGCCATACATGTTGTCCTCGACCTGCAGCGAGGCGTCATTCCAGTTGCGTTTCACCTGTTCGAGCAGTTCGAGTGACAGCGCCGCATACGCCTTGGCGATTTCCGACGCGCTCCGGGGCACCGGGGCTTTGAAATCGACCGACGTCAGTTTCAGACCGGTGTGGGACATCATCTCCGGGATAGTCGTCGCAATGTGCCAGGCGATTCGACCCAGACTCCGGTGTCCGTCGACAACGCACTGCCCGAGCGACTTGTCGGTTAGCTGGTCCATTTGCTTCTGAGTGGCGGATGATTCATAGGTCCAGCCCTGCACGAATTCATCGATTGTGTGATACATGGTAGGCTCCTATTTGCGGGTTGTATTCGCACTTAAGCCGGCAGATGATGGCATCTGCCGGGCACTTTGATACCGATGGTAGGAACTCGGCACAGCGAGTAGGCGCCAAAGGTCCCGGCCAACGAGTACTATTACGAAAGCAATCCACCGTCGGCCATCACATTTGGCGGACCTTTAGAACTTGAACCGGCTGCTGGGCGGTGTGCCGAGGATCAGATCGATTTCCTCAATCAGGTCAGCCGACATTTCGACATCGGAAGCGCCCAGATTCTCCTGCAGTTGCTCCACAGAGGTAGCGCCCACTATGGCGGCACTGATTTCGGGTCTCCGCAGAACCCAGGCCAGCGACATCTGGGCGATACTGAGCCCCGCTCGCCTGGCCAGTGAGGTCAGTTTCCTGACTTTGGCCAGGTTCTCCTCACTGAGATGCCCGGCCAGCCACATCGTATCGGCGGCGCGCGAACCTTTCGGGACGCCGTCGTTGTACTTTCCGGTCATTATCCCCTGCGCCAGCGGCGACCAAACCACCAGCCCCATGCCATGATAGGCGCAGGTAGGCAGGATGGATTCCTCGATATGCCGGTCGAGCATGTTGTAGCGTGGTTGTTCCACCGCGGGGAGATAGCCGTGCAGCGTGCGTGCGTCGCCGACCGCCCGTTCGATCTGATCCGCCTCCCAGACCGAAGTCCCCCAGTAGAGTATTTTTCCCTGCGCCACCAGGTCGGACATCGCCCGGACGGTTTCTTCTACCTGCGTTTCCTTGTCAAACCTATGGCAGAAGTACAGATCGAGATAGTCGGTGCCGATCCGGGCGAGCGATTTGTCGATCGACTCCATGATATGTTTGCGGCTGAGGCAGCGGTCGTTGACATTGTCGCTCATCGGCCAATAGAGTTTGCTGGAGATGACCAGGTTGGAGCGGGTCATTCCCCGGATGGCCTGCCCGACCACTTTCTCCGCCTCGCCCCGGGCATAGATGTCAGCGAGGTCGAGATAGTTCACGCCGGCGTCTACCGCCGCGTGGACAATTTCCGCAGTGCGCTTGGCATCGACCGAGTTTCCAAATGTCAACCAGGCGCCGAGCGAGATTTCGGAGACCTTGATGCCGTACTTTCCGAGGCGGCGGTATTTCATGTCATGTCTCCTTCAGGTGATCGGCAGGGTTCCATCCCTGCCGTTCCGTTTGCGGCAGGCGCGGAGGCCTGCTGCTCGACACATACTATGCCAATCGAAATACACCCTATCGATCGCGCTCACTGCTCATCGGCTGAGCCGCAAAACCGTCCCAAATTCACCGACCGCCCACACATCGTCATAAGATGTCCCCCACACGTCCAACAGGCGTGATGTGGTCGGCGAGCTCATTTCGGTCCAGTTGAAACCATCGAAATGCAGAATTGTGCCGCCTATACCAACTGCAAACGCCTTGCGCTCTCGGAATCCCCAGACTCCGTACAACCACGATGAAACCGGTGCGGTCATCTTTGTCCAATTTACGCCGTCGTGCCTGAAAACAGAGCCGTTGGCGCCGACCGCGAGCGCCAGACCCGGCGCAATTGCGTGAACATCGAGCATAGGATTGGTGTACCCGGCGGTGTCATACTCCCAGGTGGCGCCGTCACCAAACAAGAGCGCGCCCGATGAGCCCACCGCCAGCAGGGCGCTGTCCGCAAAACCGCCAATGCCCCAGAGCGTCAGCCCAAGCCCCGATGATCTTACAGACCACTCCGAGCCGTCGAAATGCAAAACAGTCGCCTGCTGCCCGACCGCGTAAATGCTCGATTCCGACAGGCCCCAGATCGACGTAAGCGCTGCCGAAACCTCGGTTGCCATCTCTCCCCAACGGACGCCATCATAGTGCAGCACCAGACCACCGGGTCCTACGGCATACAGGTTGTCAGGTCCCGTTCCCCAAATCTTCTGGAGATTCACATCCACGCCGCTGGCCATGAAGCTCCAGACTCGGCCGTCGAAATGCCGAATTACGCCTTCTTCTCCGACTGCGAAAGCGTGCTCACCTATAGCAAATATCCCGAACAGATCACATTCTGCCGGACTGCGAAGCGGGGTCATACCGTAGTTGAAACGCATGATGGGGTACCTGTCTCCGACCACCAGCCCGTTCTGCCACCAATGGCCCCAGACAGCGCGGAGATTGGACCCCACCACCGCCTGAAATGTCATCCAACTCAAGCCATCGAAATGGGCGAGGATTCCTCCGGTTCCGACGGCATCAACGAGGTCCATTTCGCCGACCGAAACATCGTACAAGTCTTCGGTGGTTTGAGGGTCGAGCATCTCCCAGACATCGCTGTAATTGCGGATCACCGTACCACTGTCTCCAACAATGTAGAACGACTCTGTCGGCCATGACTGCACCGCCCGCAAAGTGTGTGTGGTCAGCGACCGAATGCCTGCCCACTGGTCATTCTCGAGCTTAAGCATGGTTCCGTTCTCTCCCACGGCCAACCCGTATGTGAGGGAGTCGATCCAGATGCCATAGAGATCGTTGTTGCCGGGGTGATAGTACGGTGTCCAATCTGTTCCGTCATAGTGCAGGATCAGGCCGGAATCTCCGACGGCATAGATGTCATCCTGTGCGACACCCATAATCTCATTCAGATCTACGCCAACACCCGTGTTGATGCCGGACCAATAGCTGCCGTCGAAGTGAACGATTGTGCCGGAGTCGCCAACCGCGTAGATATCGTTAAGCGAGAAGGCCCACACACCGTTCAGCATCCTTGATGTGGGTGACGAATAAGCCGACCACGATTCCCCGTTGTAGCGAAACACCGAACCACTCTCCCCTACAGCGAGAACTGTATCGATAGTCGGTCCCCAAAGATCGTTGAGAGCCATCGATGTTGAAACCACGCGCCAGGTAGGGTCTGGTTGCGCCGGTTCGGTCGGTTTCTCCGATCCGCAGCCGCTCAGAATCCCAGCCGCGGCAACACCCATTGTCGCCAACACAATTCGACACTTCCACACCGCCGGAACCATGGCAAATCTTTGGAACAGCGGTCCCCAGCGGGACACGCTATTCTCCCAACTCTTTCAGCCTCTTGTTGATGTTTTCCCAGACCTGCGGCGCGGACTGGTCCAGGCCGGCCAGTTTATATTCGTCGCGGGCTCGTCTCAGAAGCTCCAGCCCCTCGCTTTTCTTTCCTGCGGCGAGCGCTATTTCGCCGAGGTCTTCGGCCGCCTGTCCGCTCGCCGAGTGATTGCCGAGCCGTTCAGCCCAGGCAAGCACCGGGCGGAGCCACTGGCCGGCCTTCTCAAGCTGCCCCACTGCGCGATAGGCCATACCGACATGGTAATCCGCAAACAGTTTGGCGTTTTCGCCCGAATACTGCCAGTGATAGGTGCGTGCTTTCAGGAAGGCTTCGAGCGCCGGTTCGTACTGTTTGTTGTCGTAGTAGGTCGCGCCGAGGTTGTTCCAGAGCGGCCCGAGCCAGTTTTCCGCGCCGCCGGCCTCGGCGGTCTCGATCCCCCGTTTGGACCATTCAATCTGCTCGTCGACATCGTCCGCCACAATCGCGATCATATTGGCGGCGTCGACCGCCCGTGCCCAGAGAGCGTTGGTATTGCAGTAGACGTACATTTCATCGAAGGTCTGTCGGGCCGCTTTGAGGTCACCGTCTTTCCATTCGAACCGACCTTTGACACCCAGAAAGCATGACCAGCCCATGGGATCGCTGTCCGACCCCCGGCGAGCGGCCTCGTCCAGCCACTTGCGCCCTTTCTCCTTGTTGCCCAGGACAAGATTGCACCGCGCCATCTGGGCCATCGCTTCGGTCTCGACCGGGCGATTAAACTCCTGCCGGGCAATCTCCAGCGC
Encoded proteins:
- a CDS encoding aldo/keto reductase family protein — its product is MKYRRLGKYGIKVSEISLGAWLTFGNSVDAKRTAEIVHAAVDAGVNYLDLADIYARGEAEKVVGQAIRGMTRSNLVISSKLYWPMSDNVNDRCLSRKHIMESIDKSLARIGTDYLDLYFCHRFDKETQVEETVRAMSDLVAQGKILYWGTSVWEADQIERAVGDARTLHGYLPAVEQPRYNMLDRHIEESILPTCAYHGMGLVVWSPLAQGIMTGKYNDGVPKGSRAADTMWLAGHLSEENLAKVRKLTSLARRAGLSIAQMSLAWVLRRPEISAAIVGATSVEQLQENLGASDVEMSADLIEEIDLILGTPPSSRFKF
- a CDS encoding IS110 family transposase, yielding GKSKMTANVACMRKLITILNAMLAKNQYWEPKMA
- a CDS encoding DinB family protein, whose product is MYHTIDEFVQGWTYESSATQKQMDQLTDKSLGQCVVDGHRSLGRIAWHIATTIPEMMSHTGLKLTSVDFKAPVPRSASEIAKAYAALSLELLEQVKRNWNDASLQVEDNMYGEMWKRGNSLLILIKHEVHHRGQMTVLMRQAGLKVLGFYGPAKEEWVNYGAPAPEI
- a CDS encoding tetratricopeptide repeat protein — its product is MSEPEDLNADSLLAEADTLFQAQEYPAALEHYTRALEIARQEFNRPVETEAMAQMARCNLVLGNKEKGRKWLDEAARRGSDSDPMGWSCFLGVKGRFEWKDGDLKAARQTFDEMYVYCNTNALWARAVDAANMIAIVADDVDEQIEWSKRGIETAEAGGAENWLGPLWNNLGATYYDNKQYEPALEAFLKARTYHWQYSGENAKLFADYHVGMAYRAVGQLEKAGQWLRPVLAWAERLGNHSASGQAAEDLGEIALAAGKKSEGLELLRRARDEYKLAGLDQSAPQVWENINKRLKELGE